The nucleotide window CGTCAATTCCGGAATTCGTCAAGGCCAGATTAATCTGATCCTTCGTCCACTCTCTCAGTGGCGCATAGAAGCCGTCTTTGATCACGATTCCGGTCTTCCCCCAACTGTCGGATTGATTTGCTCCTGTCGCTATTAGGCCGATAACCCCGCCTCTCACTGCGGGCAGCTTAGCAAGGCGTGTACATCTGTTGCAGGAGGGGCCGGTTCTCCAGACTCTTTCTTGAGCCTCGTAACCTGGAGTGAATTCAAGTCTAAGACCCAGTTTATCTGCCAGTGACGCCACTATTTCAAGCCCTTTGCTGTAAGAGTAAGGACCGAAACAGACATTGACAAGCTTCACTTTATCGGTTCCAAGAGCCTTCGAAGCCAGGAAGGCCACAAGAGTAGAATCCAGACCTCCCGAAAAGGCAACAGTGAGCCTCCCGTTCTCAGTCAATTCTCTGATCTCATCTATAGTTCTATCAATTAGTCTCTCTATCTGTTCGCTCATCTTTTCAAGTATAACGCAAAGAAGGCGGCATATGCCGCCTTCGATGTTACTGGATCTTATCCAAGAAGTGCTCGTTTCTTCTTCACAAGGAATGAAGCTACATGAATCCCTTTTGTGCCACGTCCAAATCCAGCGTCCATTCCGCAAGCAACTGCGAGGTCGTTTGTGATCTGAGTTCCTCCTGAAATAATGAAGACTTTGTCCCGAACACCTTTTTCAACGGCGAGTTGAGCTATTTTAGTCATATTACTCACATGAACCTCGTTGTGAGTGATGATCGTTGAGACGAGAATAGCTTCCGCGCCTGTCTCAACGGCCGCATCAATGAACTTCTCGGGACTAACGCTTGTTCCTAGATAGGTGTACTTGAAGCCGAACTTCTCTATTCCGCCATGCTTGATATCTAGAATCTCTCTTATTCCGACAGAGTGTTCATCGTTGCCTACAGTTCCTGCAACGACTCGCATAGGATGTTCTTGGACAAAAGAAGTGATTTCCTCTTCAGTCAGCAAATCTGGCTTTTCAGGCAGTTTAAGAGAGTCTCTCTCGATCTTGAATGGAACCTTTGCCTTCAATTCAAGATATGTACCTTCAACAGGGTGCAGCACCGTCTTGCTTATTACGGATGCGTCTGTGAAGCCCATCCTTTTTGCAATCTCCAAAGCTGCCGCTTCCGAATGATCGGGATCGTCGGGGACCGTCATATCCAGTTGAATCCATCCGTCGCCCCACCATTCAACCTCGGGACTTATAAGGCCCTTGTCTCTATCCAGCAGTTGCTGAGAAATCCTTAAATTGACGTTGTCAGATTCATCCAGTTCGTCTATGTACTTAATCTTTGATCTGTCCCGGAGTGTACAGCCGCCTATCGGCTGATCGGGTGAGGACAGGCCATCGGGAATATTGTTGTATCCGAAGTGCTCGGACACTGGCGCAAAATACTCGGGGTCTCTGGGAACGACACTGCCCGCCCCAATTCCACCGTGTTTTTGCCTTGCTATCCCGTCTCCATTTCGCTCGGGATACTGTCCGTTGTCGACGAAGAAGCCCTTCTCTACGGCCTCAAAGTATCCCCCAACTTCGAGAATCTCTTCCATCATGAGGATTGCCCGCATTTTCATCTCACGAATCTTTGGTCTGACAACCTCCTCGTTGACCTTCAATAGGTCTTTGATTCCATCGAGAGCTATCAGGGTGTGCTTTGCGGTCTCGACTCCCCTTATCGAGTTTATGTGCCAGGGAACATTCCGGCCTTCATCGGGAGTAATGGTCGACTGGATGTCTGCTCTTGTCAATCTGGAAATCAGAGTGTCAAGAACGTGAATTCTGGTCGCATCGATGAGATCGGATTCAATATATCTCGTATTCATTTGAGCTCTGAACCTGTACTCTTTGAAAAGCTCGCGAAGAGTCAGAGCATAGACAAAATTCAGTTTGAATTCCGGAGCCGGAGAAACGACTGGCGGAACCGTCGAAAGAGCTATCGAACCCTTCTCCATACCTGCCTTCACGGAAAAAGCGCAATTGATTGCGTGCTGAACCAGAAGTTCAGGCATGACTTTCCAGGCCCTCTTCGCGGAGGCGTTCGCGTTGTGAGCGCCGTCTATCTGAAGCATGTCGACGCTAGCCATGATCTTCTTTGCAACGGCTGCGTCTACAAAGGACCTGACGGGATTAATCCCTCTGTAAAGGATGTTGTACTGAGGATCCTGATGAGCACCGTTCACTCCCTCTTCTGCAAAGAGAACTGCAATCTCCGGGCCGGCCACCCCACTTACATAAGAATGGAAGTTAATCGGTCTGCCGACTTCTTCTTCTATGATGTCGAGAGCCTTTCTCGTAGCTCTTAGCTGTTTCCTGGTTATCGGGATTCCTCCGATTCCCTCGGGAGTTCCCTCGATCAGGCCGTCTATATGACTCTGACCGAGCGTCCTGATGACCATAATGTGGTCTGCTCCGTGCCAGGCGGCCATTCTCATCCTTCTTATGTCGTCTTCAAACCTACCTGACGCTATTTCGGAAGTTATTACGGAATCGGGTTGCGGATCTATGTTATCGAAATAGTGAGAAGCGGGAAGACCGATACTGTTCGCGAGAGGTTCCGAAATCTCGTCGTAATTGAAACCGTCGACCTTCGTACCTTGCGGAAGGCTCTTCCTCCAGGTCCAACCCTTTCTCTTCGGAACGTAATGCTCCAGATCTTTCAATATCTCTTCGACTTTGAGCTTCTCGTTAACGGGCAGCATTTCGTCCACCCCCTCTGAAAGAAGAGGCCAACTGTTCCCAACCCTTTCCGGTCGCGAGATCTTCGACGGCTTGCTCAATTGTCAACGAGTTGCTTCTTGCATAATTGATTACAAGGTTTCCGGCTCCCTTACCCAGCAAACCATGTTCGCTGGCCTTGGTGACAATCGCGCCTGCCTGGAAGCTGTCCAGTCCCATTCTTAGGAGCACTGAGCGTTCGATCGAAGGGCTGGTATTGGTCTCTGCAAGTTGAATCAGGGGTTCCACAATTCTCTCTGCAAGTTCCCAGAATCGTCTGTCAAGCTCTTCATCCGAAAGATTTCGCAGATGTAAGCTTCTATCTTCGAAATCATCATTTCTCTGGATCGACATTGCCGCTTACCTCCTTAACCAACTGCTTGGCTTCGGCCACACTGATCTTCAGTTCTGCGGAGAGGTAATCGTAGTCGCTCTCGATCAGCGTAACCCCCTGTTTCAGAAGCTGCTTTATATAAGATTTTCTTAGTTCGGTCATGTTCACATCTTTATAGGCGATCTGTGAGTAGTCTTCGGGAATAGATATCGTCCTGCCGGGAGAGTCTTGGGCAATCGGATCACCGCGGATGATCTCGATTCCATTGTTTCTGGCAAAGGTCAGTTGGGCGCTTGGCAATTTGCCGGCTCCTGTGTACTCGGTCTCCTGAACAACTATCGTCTTCTCTTCGGGCAATTCTTTGGCGAGAGCAATTGCAGCGGTCAAACTGGTATTGCCGGCCGGGCCGCGCTGCAAACCCTCGAGTCTTGCAAGCATCTCGGTGACATAGAAAACCTCGCCCTGCGTAACGAGAAGATATCTGTCCATATATCTCAAGGCCCGCGCAGCATTTCTTGGAACATCAGATCTGTCGGGAAGGACTGCGAAGGGAATACCGAATCCCGTATGACCTGTTGTAAAGGACTTTCTATTGAAGTCATAATCGCTTGCCATATGAAGACCGGAGAGATCGACACTCACGCCTATGACTTCAGTGGTGTCTGCTCCAGCCTTAAGAATACCCCTGGCGGTTCCTGTGAGATTGCCTCCCCCCGCATGCGTTGCCAGTACGTAATCAGGATTCTT belongs to Mesotoga infera and includes:
- a CDS encoding LuxR family transcriptional regulator; the protein is MLPVNEKLKVEEILKDLEHYVPKRKGWTWRKSLPQGTKVDGFNYDEISEPLANSIGLPASHYFDNIDPQPDSVITSEIASGRFEDDIRRMRMAAWHGADHIMVIRTLGQSHIDGLIEGTPEGIGGIPITRKQLRATRKALDIIEEEVGRPINFHSYVSGVAGPEIAVLFAEEGVNGAHQDPQYNILYRGINPVRSFVDAAVAKKIMASVDMLQIDGAHNANASAKRAWKVMPELLVQHAINCAFSVKAGMEKGSIALSTVPPVVSPAPEFKLNFVYALTLRELFKEYRFRAQMNTRYIESDLIDATRIHVLDTLISRLTRADIQSTITPDEGRNVPWHINSIRGVETAKHTLIALDGIKDLLKVNEEVVRPKIREMKMRAILMMEEILEVGGYFEAVEKGFFVDNGQYPERNGDGIARQKHGGIGAGSVVPRDPEYFAPVSEHFGYNNIPDGLSSPDQPIGGCTLRDRSKIKYIDELDESDNVNLRISQQLLDRDKGLISPEVEWWGDGWIQLDMTVPDDPDHSEAAALEIAKRMGFTDASVISKTVLHPVEGTYLELKAKVPFKIERDSLKLPEKPDLLTEEEITSFVQEHPMRVVAGTVGNDEHSVGIREILDIKHGGIEKFGFKYTYLGTSVSPEKFIDAAVETGAEAILVSTIITHNEVHVSNMTKIAQLAVEKGVRDKVFIISGGTQITNDLAVACGMDAGFGRGTKGIHVASFLVKKKRALLG
- a CDS encoding PLP-dependent lyase/thiolase; protein product: AVASQSMKRALKCIIVQECYDSKGRGQPEILEKARACEAYGAEVAQLTVGPELFYYFLLLLEETGFFNASLYTPYAIAGIETLGYEIVEQSQKMIGKNPDYVLATHAGGGNLTGTARGILKAGADTTEVIGVSVDLSGLHMASDYDFNRKSFTTGHTGFGIPFAVLPDRSDVPRNAARALRYMDRYLLVTQGEVFYVTEMLARLEGLQRGPAGNTSLTAAIALAKELPEEKTIVVQETEYTGAGKLPSAQLTFARNNGIEIIRGDPIAQDSPGRTISIPEDYSQIAYKDVNMTELRKSYIKQLLKQGVTLIESDYDYLSAELKISVAEAKQLVKEVSGNVDPEK
- a CDS encoding ornithine aminomutase, producing MSIQRNDDFEDRSLHLRNLSDEELDRRFWELAERIVEPLIQLAETNTSPSIERSVLLRMGLDSFQAGAIVTKASEHGLLGKGAGNLVINYARSNSLTIEQAVEDLATGKGWEQLASSFRGGGRNAAR